A section of the Mesorhizobium loti genome encodes:
- a CDS encoding OpgC family protein, with product MITPVSPERDTRIDVLRALALLTIFIDHVPGTAFEVMTYKNFGFSDAAEAFVLISGISVALAYGTKFRSGGRLLATLKMWRRAGMLYIAHIVTTMVVIALFCTVAVFTRRPELLKLINIEPLMKNTPEVLVGIVTLGHQLGYNNILPVYAALLLMAPAFVLFISYRPVAALVVSGALWLVAGIWQIAPPNYPEPGFWFLNPLSWQFLFNIGLAAMLHVRRGGVIPINRWLVGAAATYVLTALIWVHSPLWGQITWFKLPVVIGGFDKTFLSLPRLLHILAVSYLIVALPALSNLFRTSPDHPLAILGKRSLPVFIAGTVIAMVAQVMKLINPGGLAYDSLLLSAGIAMQFALAFYLEWLSTISASAKVRMTQKDVTPARASFGISAMARANR from the coding sequence ATGATTACCCCTGTCTCGCCCGAACGCGATACGCGTATCGATGTGCTGCGCGCATTGGCGCTGCTCACCATTTTCATCGACCATGTGCCGGGCACGGCTTTCGAGGTCATGACCTACAAGAATTTCGGTTTCTCGGACGCGGCAGAGGCGTTCGTGCTGATTTCCGGCATCTCGGTGGCGCTGGCCTACGGCACGAAGTTCCGCTCGGGTGGCCGGCTTCTGGCCACATTGAAGATGTGGCGGCGGGCAGGCATGCTCTATATCGCCCATATCGTCACGACCATGGTTGTGATCGCCTTGTTCTGTACCGTGGCCGTGTTCACGAGGCGGCCGGAATTGCTGAAACTGATCAACATCGAGCCCTTGATGAAGAACACGCCGGAAGTGCTGGTCGGCATCGTCACGCTCGGCCATCAGCTTGGCTACAACAATATCCTGCCGGTCTATGCCGCGCTGCTTCTGATGGCCCCGGCCTTCGTCCTGTTCATCAGCTACAGACCCGTCGCGGCGCTGGTCGTGTCCGGCGCGCTGTGGTTGGTCGCCGGCATCTGGCAGATCGCCCCGCCCAACTATCCTGAGCCCGGCTTCTGGTTCCTGAACCCTCTCTCCTGGCAGTTCCTGTTCAACATCGGCCTCGCCGCCATGCTGCATGTCAGGCGCGGCGGTGTCATTCCGATCAACCGCTGGCTGGTCGGCGCGGCCGCGACCTATGTGCTGACGGCGCTGATATGGGTGCACAGTCCGCTCTGGGGCCAGATAACATGGTTCAAGCTTCCGGTGGTCATCGGCGGTTTTGACAAGACCTTCCTGTCGCTGCCAAGGCTGCTGCATATCCTGGCTGTCAGCTATCTGATCGTCGCCTTGCCGGCGCTCTCGAACCTGTTCCGCACCAGCCCTGACCATCCGCTGGCGATACTCGGCAAGCGCTCGCTGCCGGTCTTCATCGCCGGCACGGTGATCGCCATGGTCGCGCAGGTGATGAAACTGATCAATCCGGGCGGGCTTGCCTATGACAGCCTGCTGCTGTCGGCCGGCATCGCCATGCAGTTCGCGCTCGCCTTCTATCTCGAATGGCTGTCGACCATCAGCGCTTCGGCCAAGGTCCGCATGACGCAAAAGGATGTCACGCCGGCGCGTGCGTCTTTCGGCATCTCCGCCATGGCAAGAGCCAATCGCTGA
- a CDS encoding alpha/beta hydrolase — MTGDSTENSPLLKDLAFPYRLLGAGGNSRECLFLLHGSGVDETTLVPLARRIAPDAMLIAARGRIPQEDGFRWFERITPTRFEQKSIVAETAAFAAFASEAAKRHGLDLDHATFLGYSNGANLASSLMLLHPGIVRRAVLLRPMPVLDHVPATDLAGIPTLIIAGAADETYGPFAPALVTLLSRRGAAIDARIIPSGHEIGDPDAAIVRQWLAGSADVA, encoded by the coding sequence ATGACCGGCGACAGCACCGAAAACAGTCCGCTGCTCAAGGATCTGGCCTTTCCCTATCGCCTCCTGGGCGCCGGCGGGAACAGCCGCGAATGCCTTTTCCTGCTGCATGGATCGGGTGTCGACGAGACCACCCTGGTGCCGCTGGCAAGACGCATCGCACCCGACGCAATGCTGATCGCGGCGCGTGGCCGTATCCCCCAGGAGGACGGTTTTCGCTGGTTCGAGCGGATAACCCCGACGCGCTTCGAACAGAAGAGCATCGTGGCCGAAACGGCCGCCTTCGCGGCATTCGCAAGCGAGGCCGCCAAGCGCCATGGGCTTGATCTCGATCACGCGACGTTCCTCGGCTATTCGAACGGAGCCAATCTGGCTTCCAGCCTGATGCTGCTCCATCCGGGCATCGTCCGCAGGGCGGTGCTGCTAAGGCCAATGCCTGTACTCGACCATGTGCCCGCGACGGACCTCGCTGGAATACCGACGCTGATTATCGCTGGCGCCGCCGACGAGACCTACGGGCCCTTTGCGCCGGCACTGGTGACGCTGCTCAGCCGGCGCGGCGCCGCGATCGACGCTCGGATCATTCCCTCGGGCCATGAAATCGGCGATCCGGACGCCGCCATTGTCAGGCAATGGCTGGCGGGGTCGGCTGACGTGGCGTAG
- the sthA gene encoding Si-specific NAD(P)(+) transhydrogenase, producing the protein MDYDMLVIGSGPSGRRAAVQSAKLGKSVLVVDRGRRLGGVSVHTGTIPSKTLRETVLNLSGWRERGFYGRGYRVKQDISVGDLIERLHKTLDHEVEVLQHQFMRNTVKSARAAVKFLGPDKVSLTSDNGDYSEVGFANALIAVGTRPHRPRDVPFDKTRVFDSDEMLELDRLPRTLTVIGGGVIGVEYATIFSALDVPVTLVEPRNSILDFVDREIVDDFIHQMRDRGMTIRLGSAVKEIRSKPEAAEVELADGRTIRSEVVLYAAGRTGNIASLGLDMVGIEADSRGRIKVDPQTFQTSVPNIYAAGDVIGFPSLASTSMEQGRVAACHAFGVTLPPPPETFPYGIYAVPEISTVGQSEEQVRQSGGAYEVGVARFRETSRGHIMGVDTGFLKLLFSIETRRLLGAHIVGEGATELIHIGQAVINLGGTVDFFVNNTFNYPTLAEAYKIAGLDAWNRMGR; encoded by the coding sequence ATGGACTACGATATGCTGGTCATCGGCAGCGGCCCTTCCGGACGCCGCGCCGCGGTGCAGTCGGCCAAACTCGGCAAATCGGTGCTGGTGGTCGATCGCGGCCGGCGTCTCGGCGGCGTCTCGGTGCACACCGGCACCATCCCCTCGAAAACGCTGCGCGAAACGGTGCTCAATCTCTCGGGCTGGCGCGAGCGCGGCTTTTATGGACGCGGCTACAGGGTCAAGCAGGACATTTCGGTCGGCGACCTGATCGAGCGCCTGCACAAGACGCTCGATCACGAGGTCGAGGTGCTGCAACACCAGTTCATGCGCAACACCGTCAAGAGCGCCCGCGCGGCGGTGAAATTTCTCGGCCCCGACAAGGTCAGCCTGACATCGGACAATGGCGATTACAGCGAGGTCGGCTTCGCCAACGCGCTGATCGCGGTCGGCACCAGGCCGCACAGGCCGCGCGACGTGCCTTTCGACAAGACCCGTGTCTTCGACAGCGACGAGATGCTCGAGCTTGACCGCCTGCCGCGCACGCTGACGGTCATCGGTGGTGGCGTTATCGGGGTCGAATACGCCACGATCTTTTCGGCGCTCGATGTGCCGGTGACGCTGGTCGAGCCGCGCAATTCCATCCTCGATTTCGTCGACCGCGAGATCGTCGATGATTTCATCCACCAGATGCGCGATCGCGGCATGACGATAAGGCTGGGCAGCGCGGTGAAGGAAATCCGCTCCAAGCCCGAGGCAGCCGAGGTGGAACTGGCCGATGGCCGCACCATCCGCTCCGAGGTCGTGCTCTACGCCGCCGGTCGCACCGGTAATATCGCCAGCCTGGGCCTCGACATGGTCGGCATCGAGGCCGACTCCCGAGGCCGCATCAAGGTCGATCCACAGACGTTCCAGACCAGCGTGCCCAACATCTACGCCGCCGGCGATGTCATCGGCTTTCCAAGTCTCGCCTCGACCTCGATGGAGCAGGGCAGGGTGGCCGCCTGCCACGCTTTCGGCGTGACGCTGCCGCCGCCACCGGAGACCTTCCCCTATGGCATCTATGCGGTGCCGGAGATCTCGACCGTCGGCCAGTCCGAGGAACAGGTGCGCCAGAGCGGCGGCGCCTATGAGGTCGGTGTCGCGCGTTTCCGCGAAACCTCGCGCGGCCACATCATGGGTGTCGACACCGGCTTCCTGAAACTGTTGTTCTCGATCGAGACGCGGCGACTGCTCGGCGCCCATATTGTCGGCGAGGGCGCCACCGAGCTCATCCATATCGGCCAGGCGGTCATCAACCTCGGCGGTACGGTCGACTTCTTCGTCAACAACACTTTCAACTACCCGACGCTGGCGGAAGCCTACAAGATCGCCGGGCTCGACGCCTGGAACAGGATGGGGCGCTAG
- a CDS encoding RDD family protein produces the protein MNARVLDGEIINTRLDDVRAYEGVRTRRILAFVLDYIIVALLTIPFAILVFFLGLLTLGVGWMLFGVLVPAVAILYIWNTLGSADQATTGMKMMGIRLDRLDGRPIDGLTAVVHSVLFWAGNVILSPLVLLVTLFSDRKRTLHDLLLGTVVSRTGR, from the coding sequence ATGAACGCGCGCGTTCTCGACGGCGAAATCATCAACACCCGGCTTGACGACGTCAGGGCCTATGAGGGCGTGCGCACAAGGCGCATCCTGGCCTTCGTGCTCGACTACATCATCGTCGCCCTGCTCACCATTCCCTTCGCCATACTGGTGTTTTTCCTCGGGCTTCTGACGCTCGGCGTTGGCTGGATGCTGTTCGGCGTCCTGGTGCCGGCCGTCGCCATCCTCTACATCTGGAACACGCTGGGCAGCGCGGACCAGGCGACCACGGGCATGAAGATGATGGGCATCCGCCTCGACCGCCTCGACGGCAGGCCGATCGACGGCCTGACCGCGGTCGTCCATTCGGTGCTGTTCTGGGCGGGCAATGTCATTCTGTCGCCCCTGGTCCTGCTGGTGACCCTGTTCTCGGACCGCAAGCGCACGCTGCACGACCTTCTGCTCGGCACGGTGGTCAGCCGCACCGGCCGCTGA
- a CDS encoding arginyltransferase has translation MTQHPTQSPQFFLTAPSPCPYLDGQFERKVFTHLVGDKASEMNDLLTQGGFRRSQNIAYRPACETCRACVSVRILAQEFTASRNMKRVLQHNSDLVGAMHNAEPSTEQYSLFRSYLDARHRRGGMSDMTVLDYAMMVEDTHVDTKVIEYRRRGPDTFITGKGQGELIAVALTDKMADGLSMVYSYFNPEFEERSLGTFMILDHIARARAMGLPHVYLGYWVNGSRKMNYKMRFMPQEHLGPKGWERYTNEAVSR, from the coding sequence ATGACGCAGCATCCGACCCAGTCGCCACAGTTCTTCCTGACCGCGCCGTCGCCGTGCCCCTATCTCGACGGCCAGTTCGAGCGCAAGGTGTTCACGCATCTGGTCGGCGACAAGGCGTCGGAGATGAACGACCTCCTCACGCAAGGCGGCTTCAGGCGTTCGCAGAACATTGCCTACAGGCCGGCCTGCGAGACGTGCCGCGCCTGTGTTTCCGTGCGCATCCTCGCCCAGGAATTCACCGCCAGCCGCAATATGAAGCGCGTTCTGCAGCATAATTCCGACCTTGTCGGCGCCATGCACAATGCCGAGCCCTCGACCGAACAATATTCGCTGTTCCGCAGCTATCTCGATGCCCGCCACCGGCGCGGCGGCATGTCCGACATGACGGTGCTCGACTACGCCATGATGGTCGAGGACACCCATGTCGACACCAAGGTGATCGAATACCGGCGGCGCGGACCCGACACCTTCATCACCGGCAAGGGCCAGGGTGAGCTTATCGCGGTGGCACTCACCGACAAGATGGCCGACGGCCTGTCGATGGTCTATTCCTACTTCAATCCCGAATTCGAGGAGCGTTCGCTCGGCACGTTCATGATCCTCGACCACATCGCCCGCGCCAGGGCGATGGGCCTGCCCCATGTCTACCTCGGTTACTGGGTCAACGGCTCGCGCAAGATGAATTATAAGATGCGCTTCATGCCGCAGGAGCATCTCGGCCCGAAGGGCTGGGAGCGCTATACCAACGAAGCGGTTTCACGCTGA
- a CDS encoding DMT family transporter, with translation MTSHHNHQKGLLITAIGGLTLTVDIPLIRLADGGAWTIMLLRTGTTFVAAMVIWSVWRALSRNAPPLIPGWSGLIVAICYGLTGITFVTAVYHTSTADLVFILAFNTVFAGLLSWIFLRERPRLVTIVAMLIMILGVLVIVGGSVGTGKLFGDFMALCSAFFIAVAITISRASGKDMGFTSLVGVLLPMALAAFMVSGEGFHVNAPWWIIFNGAVVMPISFFCLAAGPKYISGPEVAMFYVLETVLAPVWVWMIFAEAPTRNSLIGGAILIVTLVAHSLWQLHEGRRQRGDLAVHHPA, from the coding sequence ATGACTTCCCACCATAACCACCAGAAGGGTCTTTTGATCACCGCCATCGGCGGACTGACGCTGACTGTCGACATACCGTTGATCCGCCTCGCCGACGGCGGCGCATGGACGATCATGCTGCTTCGCACCGGCACCACATTCGTTGCCGCCATGGTCATCTGGTCGGTCTGGCGGGCTTTGAGCCGTAACGCCCCGCCGCTCATTCCCGGCTGGTCCGGCCTGATCGTCGCGATATGCTACGGGCTGACAGGGATCACTTTCGTCACCGCCGTCTATCACACCTCGACGGCCGATCTCGTCTTCATCCTGGCCTTCAACACCGTGTTCGCAGGGCTATTGTCCTGGATATTCCTGCGGGAGAGGCCACGGCTGGTGACCATCGTGGCGATGCTGATCATGATCCTGGGCGTGCTGGTCATCGTCGGCGGGTCGGTCGGCACCGGCAAACTGTTCGGCGATTTCATGGCGCTGTGCTCGGCTTTCTTCATCGCGGTGGCCATCACCATCTCGCGCGCCAGCGGCAAGGACATGGGCTTCACCTCACTTGTCGGCGTCCTTCTGCCTATGGCCCTGGCAGCCTTCATGGTGTCGGGCGAAGGCTTTCACGTGAACGCGCCATGGTGGATCATCTTCAACGGCGCCGTCGTCATGCCGATCTCGTTCTTCTGTCTTGCCGCCGGGCCGAAATACATTTCCGGGCCGGAAGTGGCGATGTTCTACGTGCTCGAAACGGTGCTGGCGCCGGTCTGGGTGTGGATGATCTTCGCCGAGGCACCGACCCGCAACAGCCTGATCGGCGGCGCGATCCTGATCGTCACGCTGGTCGCCCATTCGCTCTGGCAACTGCATGAGGGGCGCAGGCAACGGGGTGACCTTGCGGTGCACCACCCAGCCTGA
- a CDS encoding AI-2E family transporter yields the protein MKESRIQKPERQQRLFGLSTPLRSAVIPPLSAARWLLVLIVAAGVYFFHGFLFPVLAALVIAFASWPLYQRLLAGVGGNRTVAATLAILFILAFLVIPIALAGTYAINEVREWVAWAIETNRHGATTPHWIATMPVIGDWLNEQWTTNFGHPGGIGELIQLVSGANIGSIYRGALAAGGSAFGLLLTLLFMMIALFFAYRDGEHFAGQVDRLGERILPTRWERISRVVPATISSTVTGMTVIAIGEGLVLGIAYWLAGVPSPVTLGALTGVMALIPGGAPLSFTLVSIYLAASGSPMAGLALFLWGAVELFIVDKTLRPKLVGGPIKLPFLPTFFGLIGGVKTMGFLGLFIGPVLMALLVAIWREWLREVELVDELAAGSAAEIEASPQIEVLPEPGAAKKASA from the coding sequence TTGAAGGAATCCAGGATCCAGAAACCGGAACGGCAGCAGCGCCTGTTCGGCCTGTCGACGCCGTTGCGGTCGGCTGTCATTCCGCCGCTGTCGGCGGCGCGCTGGCTGCTGGTGCTGATCGTCGCCGCGGGCGTCTACTTCTTCCACGGCTTCCTGTTTCCGGTGCTGGCCGCGCTTGTCATCGCTTTCGCCAGCTGGCCGCTCTACCAGCGGCTGCTTGCCGGCGTCGGCGGCAACCGCACCGTCGCCGCCACCTTGGCTATCCTGTTCATCCTTGCCTTCCTGGTGATACCGATCGCGCTTGCCGGCACCTATGCCATCAACGAGGTGCGCGAATGGGTCGCCTGGGCGATCGAGACCAACCGGCATGGTGCCACCACGCCGCACTGGATCGCGACCATGCCTGTCATCGGCGACTGGCTGAACGAGCAGTGGACGACCAATTTCGGACATCCCGGCGGCATTGGCGAGCTGATCCAGTTGGTCAGCGGCGCCAATATCGGCAGCATCTATCGTGGCGCGCTCGCCGCCGGCGGCAGTGCCTTTGGGCTGCTCCTGACGTTGCTGTTCATGATGATCGCCCTGTTCTTCGCCTATCGCGATGGCGAGCATTTTGCCGGCCAGGTCGACCGCCTTGGCGAGCGCATCCTGCCGACCAGATGGGAGCGGATTTCGCGCGTCGTGCCGGCGACGATCTCCTCGACCGTGACCGGCATGACCGTCATCGCCATCGGCGAGGGGCTGGTGCTGGGCATTGCCTATTGGCTGGCGGGCGTGCCGTCGCCGGTGACGCTCGGTGCCCTGACCGGCGTCATGGCGCTCATCCCCGGCGGCGCACCCTTGTCCTTCACCCTTGTCTCGATCTACCTCGCGGCCAGCGGCTCGCCCATGGCCGGTCTGGCGCTGTTCCTGTGGGGTGCGGTCGAACTGTTCATCGTCGACAAGACGCTGCGCCCGAAGCTTGTCGGCGGACCGATAAAGCTGCCTTTCCTGCCGACCTTTTTCGGCCTGATCGGCGGCGTCAAGACCATGGGCTTCCTCGGCCTGTTCATCGGTCCGGTGCTGATGGCGCTGCTGGTCGCCATCTGGCGCGAGTGGCTGCGCGAGGTGGAACTGGTCGACGAGTTGGCCGCCGGCTCGGCGGCCGAGATCGAGGCCAGCCCACAGATCGAGGTCTTGCCGGAGCCTGGCGCGGCAAAGAAGGCCAGCGCCTGA
- the parC gene encoding DNA topoisomerase IV subunit A — protein sequence MGKRLLPPQDGGGDHIEPVDLKKALEERYLAYALSTIMHRALPDVRDGLKPVHRRIMHAMRLLRLNPDQGFAKCARIVGEVMGKFHPHGDQSIYDALVRLAQDFSMRYPLVDGQGNFGNIDGDNAAAMRYTEARMTDVATELLAGITEDAVDYRPTYNEEDEEPVVLPGAFPNLLANGSSGIAVGMATSIPPHNAAELCDAALHLIEHRDAPVAKLMDFVQGPDFPTGGIIVDSRASILEAYETGRGGFRVRSKWSQEDQGRGTWSIVVTEIPYGVQKARLIEKIAELLMARKLPLLEDVRDESAEDIRVVLVPKSRSVDPGILMESLFKLTELESRFPLNMNVLSRGKVPNVLSLKGVLQEWLDHRRDVLIRRSKHRLGEIERRLEILAGYLIAYLNIDEVIKIIREEDEPKQVMMARWSLTDTQAEAILNMRLRALRKLEEFEIRKEFDGLSAEKTQIEALLASDAKQWSTIKWEVANLREKFGPATEIGKRRTQFADAPEHDLTDIAHAMIEREPVTVVVSEKGWLRAMKGHLADLSTLTFKEGDSLKLAFHAQTTDKVLVFTTGGKFYTIGADRLPGGRGHGEPIRIIVDMDNDQDIVTAFVHDPKRKLLLASHDANGFIVPEEDVVANTRKGKQVMNVKAPDEAKRCVPVTGDHLAIVGENRKMLVFALSEIPEMGRGKGVRLQKYKDGGLLDLKPFTLETGLSWQDSADRTFTRSREELAEWIGARASAGRMVPKGFPRTGKFG from the coding sequence ATGGGAAAAAGGCTTTTGCCGCCTCAAGATGGCGGTGGCGATCACATCGAACCGGTCGATCTGAAGAAGGCGCTGGAAGAGCGCTATCTTGCCTATGCGCTGTCGACCATCATGCACCGGGCGCTGCCCGACGTACGCGACGGACTGAAGCCGGTCCATCGCCGCATCATGCACGCCATGCGCCTGCTGCGTCTCAACCCCGACCAGGGCTTCGCCAAATGCGCGCGTATAGTCGGCGAGGTGATGGGCAAGTTCCACCCGCATGGCGATCAGTCGATCTATGACGCGCTGGTGCGGTTGGCGCAGGATTTTTCGATGCGCTATCCCCTGGTCGACGGCCAGGGTAATTTCGGCAACATCGACGGCGATAACGCCGCCGCCATGCGCTACACCGAAGCGCGCATGACCGACGTGGCGACCGAATTGCTCGCCGGCATCACCGAGGACGCCGTCGATTACCGGCCGACCTACAATGAAGAGGACGAGGAGCCGGTGGTGCTCCCCGGCGCCTTCCCGAATCTCCTGGCCAACGGCTCGTCCGGCATCGCGGTCGGCATGGCGACATCGATCCCTCCGCACAACGCGGCCGAGCTCTGCGACGCGGCATTGCATCTGATCGAGCACCGGGATGCGCCGGTGGCGAAGTTGATGGATTTCGTCCAGGGCCCGGATTTCCCGACGGGCGGCATCATCGTCGACAGCCGCGCCTCCATCCTCGAAGCCTACGAGACCGGCCGTGGCGGTTTTCGCGTGCGTTCGAAATGGAGCCAGGAAGACCAGGGCAGGGGCACCTGGAGCATCGTTGTCACCGAAATCCCTTATGGCGTGCAGAAAGCGCGACTGATCGAAAAGATCGCCGAGCTTCTGATGGCGCGCAAACTGCCGCTGCTCGAGGACGTCAGGGACGAAAGCGCCGAGGATATCCGCGTCGTGCTGGTGCCCAAGAGCCGTTCTGTCGATCCGGGCATCCTGATGGAATCGCTGTTCAAGCTCACCGAGCTCGAAAGCCGCTTCCCGCTCAACATGAATGTGCTGTCGCGCGGCAAGGTGCCCAATGTCCTGTCTCTGAAGGGCGTGCTGCAGGAATGGCTCGACCACCGCCGCGACGTGCTGATCCGCCGCTCGAAACATCGCCTCGGCGAGATCGAACGGCGGCTGGAAATCCTTGCCGGCTACCTGATCGCCTATCTCAACATCGACGAGGTGATCAAGATCATCCGCGAGGAGGACGAGCCCAAGCAGGTGATGATGGCCCGCTGGTCACTCACCGACACCCAGGCTGAAGCCATCCTCAACATGCGGTTGCGCGCCTTGCGCAAGCTGGAAGAATTCGAGATCCGCAAGGAATTCGATGGCCTGAGCGCGGAGAAGACGCAGATCGAGGCGCTGCTGGCGTCCGATGCCAAGCAATGGTCGACGATCAAGTGGGAAGTCGCCAATCTGCGTGAAAAATTCGGCCCGGCGACGGAAATCGGCAAGCGCCGCACCCAGTTCGCCGATGCGCCCGAGCACGACCTGACCGATATCGCCCACGCCATGATCGAGCGCGAGCCGGTCACCGTGGTGGTTTCGGAGAAGGGTTGGCTCAGGGCCATGAAGGGTCATCTGGCCGACCTTTCGACACTCACCTTCAAGGAAGGTGACAGCCTGAAGCTCGCCTTCCATGCCCAGACCACCGACAAGGTGCTAGTGTTCACCACTGGCGGCAAGTTCTACACCATCGGCGCCGACCGGTTGCCAGGCGGACGCGGCCATGGCGAGCCGATCCGCATCATCGTCGACATGGACAATGACCAGGACATCGTCACCGCCTTCGTCCACGACCCCAAGCGCAAGCTCTTGCTGGCCTCGCATGACGCCAACGGCTTCATCGTGCCGGAGGAGGACGTGGTCGCCAACACTCGCAAGGGCAAGCAGGTGATGAACGTCAAGGCGCCGGACGAAGCCAAGCGCTGCGTGCCGGTCACCGGCGATCATCTCGCCATCGTCGGCGAGAACCGCAAGATGCTCGTGTTCGCGCTCTCCGAAATACCGGAAATGGGCCGCGGCAAGGGCGTGCGGCTGCAAAAATACAAGGATGGCGGACTGCTCGATCTCAAGCCGTTCACGTTGGAGACGGGCCTGTCCTGGCAGGATTCGGCCGACCGCACCTTCACAAGGTCGCGCGAGGAACTGGCCGAATGGATCGGCGCCCGGGCATCGGCGGGGCGTATGGTGCCAAAGGGTTTCCCGAGGACCGGCAAATTCGGCTGA
- the aspS gene encoding aspartate--tRNA ligase, whose protein sequence is MHRYRSHTCAQLRKSDVGSSVRLSGWVHRVRDHGGLLFIDLRDHYGLTQIVADPDSPAFKVAETVRGEWVIRVDGEVKARLPETVNANLPTGEIEIFAREIEVLSAAKELPLPVFGEPDYPEDIRLKYRFLDLRRDTLHRNIVARTKIIAEMRKRMNDVGFTEFSTPILTASSPEGARDFLVPSRIHPGTFYALPQAPQQYKQLIMVSGFDRYFQIAPCFRDEDPRADRLPGEFYQLDLEMSFVEQDDVLSTMEPVMRGVFEAFANGKPVTQKFQRIPYDVAMRKYGSDKPDLRNPIEMQAVSDHFRDSGFKVFANILANDAKAEVWGIPAKTGGSRAFCDRMNSWAQGEGQPGLGYIFWRKEGDKLEGAGPLAKNIGEERTEAIRQQLGLADGDAAFFVAGDPKKFVSFAGAARTRAGEELNLVDRERFELCWIVDFPFFEWNEEEKKIDFAHNPFSMPQGGIDALDGEDLLGIKAFQYDMVCNGFEIASGGIRNHLPETMVKAFETVGLDRATVEERFGGLYRAFQYGAPPHGGMAAGVDRVVMLLVGAKNLREITMFPMNQQAYDLLMNAPSEASPQQLRELALRVAPTKKDA, encoded by the coding sequence ATGCACCGTTACCGCAGCCATACCTGTGCCCAGTTGAGAAAGAGCGATGTCGGCTCATCCGTTCGCCTGTCGGGCTGGGTGCATCGCGTGCGCGATCATGGCGGCCTGCTCTTCATCGACCTGCGTGACCACTACGGCCTGACCCAGATCGTCGCCGATCCCGATTCGCCTGCCTTCAAGGTCGCCGAGACCGTGCGCGGCGAATGGGTCATCCGCGTCGACGGCGAGGTCAAGGCGCGCCTGCCGGAGACGGTCAACGCCAACCTGCCGACCGGCGAGATCGAGATTTTCGCCCGCGAGATCGAGGTGCTGTCGGCGGCCAAGGAATTGCCGCTGCCGGTGTTCGGCGAGCCGGACTATCCCGAGGACATCAGGCTGAAGTACCGCTTCCTCGACCTGCGCCGCGACACGCTGCACAGGAACATCGTGGCGCGCACGAAAATCATCGCCGAGATGCGCAAGCGCATGAACGATGTCGGCTTCACCGAATTCTCGACGCCGATCCTCACCGCCTCCTCGCCTGAAGGCGCCCGCGACTTCCTCGTCCCGTCGCGCATCCATCCCGGCACCTTCTACGCGCTGCCGCAGGCGCCGCAGCAATACAAGCAGCTGATCATGGTGTCGGGCTTCGACCGCTATTTCCAGATCGCGCCTTGCTTCCGCGACGAGGACCCGCGCGCCGACCGTCTGCCTGGCGAATTCTATCAGCTCGACCTTGAAATGAGCTTCGTCGAGCAGGACGACGTGCTGTCGACCATGGAACCGGTGATGCGCGGCGTCTTCGAGGCCTTCGCCAACGGCAAGCCGGTGACGCAGAAATTCCAGCGCATTCCCTATGATGTCGCCATGCGCAAATACGGCTCCGACAAGCCGGACCTGCGCAACCCGATCGAGATGCAGGCCGTCTCCGATCATTTCCGCGATTCCGGCTTCAAGGTGTTCGCCAACATCCTGGCCAACGATGCGAAGGCCGAGGTGTGGGGCATTCCGGCCAAGACAGGCGGCAGCCGCGCCTTCTGCGACCGCATGAACTCCTGGGCGCAAGGCGAGGGCCAGCCGGGGTTGGGTTACATCTTCTGGCGCAAGGAGGGTGACAAGCTCGAAGGCGCCGGCCCGCTCGCCAAGAACATCGGCGAGGAGCGCACCGAGGCGATCCGGCAGCAGCTCGGCCTTGCCGACGGCGACGCCGCCTTCTTCGTCGCCGGCGACCCGAAGAAGTTCGTCTCCTTCGCGGGAGCGGCACGCACCCGCGCCGGCGAGGAACTGAACCTCGTCGACCGCGAGCGCTTCGAATTGTGCTGGATCGTCGACTTTCCGTTCTTCGAATGGAACGAGGAGGAAAAGAAGATCGACTTCGCCCACAACCCGTTCTCGATGCCGCAGGGCGGCATCGACGCGCTGGATGGCGAGGATCTGCTCGGCATCAAGGCGTTCCAGTACGACATGGTCTGCAATGGCTTCGAGATCGCCAGCGGTGGCATCCGCAATCATCTGCCCGAAACCATGGTCAAGGCGTTCGAGACGGTCGGGCTGGACCGCGCCACGGTGGAGGAGCGTTTCGGCGGCCTCTACCGCGCCTTCCAGTACGGCGCGCCGCCGCATGGCGGCATGGCGGCGGGCGTCGACCGCGTCGTCATGTTGCTGGTTGGCGCCAAGAACCTGCGCGAGATCACCATGTTCCCGATGAACCAGCAGGCGTATGATCTGTTGATGAACGCACCGTCGGAAGCCTCGCCGCAGCAGCTTCGCGAACTGGCCCTGCGTGTCGCGCCGACCAAGAAGGACGCCTGA